The Deltaproteobacteria bacterium nucleotide sequence GTCGACCGCCGCCCGCTCGCTATCGCCCAGGTCGAGGAACCGCACGCCGACCCCCGGCGTCGCGCCCGTGGCGGCGGCCCGCTCCGGGCTCACGACGTGGGCCACCTCGGCCGGCAGCGACACCTCGCGCCCGTCGGGCGCGCGGATGACCAGGTCGAGCCGCGTGCCGGGCGCCGGCGGTGCGGTGAGCCGCAAGAACGCGCCGCCGCGGCTGATGTCGCGCGTGTGCAGTTCCTCGAACTGCGCCCAGTTTTCGAGACGAACGCGGACGCGGAGCGCGGCCGGCACTCTCGCCTGTTGCCGTACGACGGTTGTCAAGCACACCGATCGTACGCGTGCGTCGCCGCGTTTTCTGTAGCGGTGCCGACGCGGCGCGCAGTTCGGTGCGCGCGGGCCTCACATCGCAGCGCGGCACCCACATGTCGCCGACCCCGCGCGCCCGCCGTGGCTATGCGTCTTTGGTCGGATCTCGGTCGGGCGACATGATGCCGTGCTCGAGCGCGTAGCGGACGACGTCCGCGCGCGTGCGCAGACCGAGCTTGTCGGCGACGCGCGCGCGGTACGTCTCGATGCTCTTGACGCTCACCGACAGGCGCTCCGCGATCTCGCGGTGAGTATGGCCGTAGGCGACCATCTCCAACACTTGCCGCTCGCGCCCGCTGAGCGCCGCGACCGCCTGGATCTTCGGCTGCGACCCGGCGGCGCACTGCGCGTCGATCGCCACATCGATGTAGGTACGACCACCGTGGACGGTCCGGATCGCGCCGACCAGCTCGGACTCGCCGCTCGTCTTGACCATGTAGCCGGCGGCCCCGCTGGCGAGCGCGGCGCGCAAATAGGACGGATCGTCGTGCATCGTGACCACCAGCACCCGCGTGTGCGGCGACGACG carries:
- a CDS encoding DNA-binding response regulator — translated: MPGAPIRIAIVDDHALVRAGFRRLVAAAPDMEVVAEAGDAAAAIEVAAKWRPDVMLLDVSMPGGSGLSALPAIRASSPHTRVLVVTMHDDPSYLRAALASGAAGYMVKTSGESELVGAIRTVHGGRTYIDVAIDAQCAAGSQPKIQAVAALSGRERQVLEMVAYGHTHREIAERLSVSVKSIETYRARVADKLGLRTRADVVRYALEHGIMSPDRDPTKDA